From the genome of Carassius auratus strain Wakin chromosome 24, ASM336829v1, whole genome shotgun sequence:
tgcTGAACAGTGACAATCAACAAGAAACAATCATTTGAAACAATGGAAGTACTAAATAAAGTGGGGTGAAATCTTACTcatctttggagacttttgatTTCAGTGCTCTTATCTTTTCCTTAAGACAGGCATCAATTATTGTAAAAGTGCCCTTAATCACAGCAGGACCAAGACCATGTGTTGCCAGGCCAAATGTTTCCCAATTATTCTCCAAAGCTTCTTGTAAAGCTTTCATGGTCTTCctgcaatttaaaatatcaaCAGCTGTTTAGTTTTCCAGTTCACCTGagtattaaataatttagttaatgTTAAGTGTAACAGTAAATTGTTACTAAATTACCTGCAGTCTTCTGTTTTGAACATGGCTTCATTGACATTTCCCTCTTCCAACAGGGCTTCAGCCACTTTTTTCTGGGGGATGAATTTTGTTGCCAGGTACATGATGTCACCAGCCAGATCTCTGCATtcatctaaaatataattaaatttaatataataataataataatataattatttttaattatggatACACTCAAAAAATAACCATGGCATGGTTGTGGGTGCCAGATGAGCTGGTTTGAATATTTCAGAACATGCTGATCTACTGGGACATTTCACTCACAAGAGTCTTTAGTGtttacacagaactgtaaaaaaaaaaaaaaaaaaaaaaaaaaaaaaaaaaaaaactattgaataACCATTTATTATGGGGGTGGAAATCTGGTATTCTGCAGAATATTGTTATTGGCTGCTGTTATAGCCCACCTACCTCAAGGTTCAATGTCTTGTGCATGCTAAAATGATTTTCTGCTTACAGTGCCATGGTTTATACATAGTAATTGCATAACAATAGTTACAAATAATGTGTAAAGTCAGTtgaaattatattgttatataaaatcTTACTATAATATGAATTTTGTGATTCAAAGGCACAAAACTATGATACTGGTATCAGAATTCCCTTTAAAGTTATTACTTCTACTATAGTATTACCTTCACAAAGTTTGGAGCACTGTGAAGTTAACTTTGTACGCTTTGAGGGCTTCACCTCCAACTCCtctataattttctttttttgtccctTGGCCTTCCGGAGATAAGCCACTATAGTGTTTGCAGAGTAGCTCTCTGGCAGAGAGCATCTTCTCTGTAGCTCATCTGATGTGACCAGGTATCTGAAATATCAATGTGTTACATATATTATAATGATCTTGAAAAGGTGGCGGTACTTTCTTTTAAAAATCCTCTTTAGATGCATAGGAACACAAAAGTAAGAAGGGTTTGGACCATGGCATTAAGTTATTTATTTGGaagggttttctttcttttttttttaaaataaatgggaCTGATCTAGAgcatattttgctttaattaaacccatttaaagaaaaaatgcacTAACCTTTTTGCTTGGTGAAAGTCTGACACTTTTAAAGCACTTTCCACTAggatgtcactcagacaggctgaaatgcgagcagctaccgtcgggtcatctggtgggaatgagaagtagagttgggtgtcatcagcgtagcagtgataagaaaaggcatgcttctgaatgacagattctaatgacgtcatgtagatggagaagagaagtggtccaagtactgagccttgaggaaccccagtagcaaggtgttgtgacttcgaaacatcacccctccaagacacactgaaggatctgagGTAGGACTTAACACACAGCAGtcaatatgaatctattgaatactccTGCCCCAAGAGCAgcataaactaaaaataacagcgatatgaaaccactgaatataaaaaaaagggatatgaaaccactgaatattagaaataacatagatatgaatctattgaatactcctgccccgatagcagcatagactaaaaataacagcgatatgaaatcactgaatattaaaaataacagcgatatgaaaagacagaatattaaaaataacagcggtatgaatctattgaatacttctgccctgagaacagcatagactaaaaataacagcgatatgaaaccactgaatattaaaaataacagaaatttgaatctattgaatacttctgccccgagagcagcagactaaaaataacagcaatatgaaaccactgaatattaaaaataacagaaatatgaatctattgaatacttctgccccgagagcagcagactaaaaataacagcaatatgaaaccactgaatattaaaaacaacagaaatatgaatctattgaatacttctgccctgagagcagcatagactaaaaataacagcgatatgaaaccactgaatattaaaaataacagcgatatgaaaacactgaatattaaaaataacagaaatatgaatctattgaatacttctgccctgagagcagcatagactaaaaataacagcgatgaaaccactgaatattaaaaataacagctatatgaatctattgaatactacTGCCCCGAGaccagcatagactaaaaatgacagcgatatgaaaccactgaatattaaaaataacagaaatatgaatctattgaatacttctgccccgagagcagcatagactaaaaataacagcgatatgaaaccactgaatattaaaaataacagcgatatgaatctGTTGAATACTCCTGCCCCTAGAGCAGCAGACTAAAAAtgacagcgatatgaaaccactgaatattaaaaataacagcgatatgagtCTATTTAATACTCCTGCCCCAAGAGCagcagactaaaaataacagtgatatgaaaccactgaatattaaaaataacaacgaaattaatttattgaatactcctgccctgagagcagcatagactaaaaataacagcgatatgaaaccactgaatattaaaaataacagcaatatgaaaacactgaatattaaaaataacagcgatatgaatctGTTGAATACTCCTGCCCCTAGAGCAGCAGACTAAAAAtgacagcgatatgaaaccactgaatattaaaaataacaacgaaattaatttattgaatactcctgccctgagagcagcatagactaaaaataacagtgatatgaaaccactgaatattaaaaataacaacgaaattaatttattgaatactCCTGCCCCAAGAGCatcagactaaaaataacagcaatacgaaaccactgaatattaaaaataacagaaatatgaatctatttaatactcctgccccgagagcagcatagactaaaaataacagcgacatgaaaccactgaatattaaaaataacagaaatatgaatctattgaattcTTCTGCctcgagagcagcatagactaaaaataacagtgacatgaaaccactgaatattaaaaataacagaaatatgaatctattgaattcttctgccccgagagcagcatagactaaaaagaaaagcgatatgaaaccactgaatattaaaaataacagcgatatgaaaacactgaatattaaaaataacagaaataagaatctattgaatacttctgccccgagtccagcataaaaataacagcgatatgaaatcactgaatattaaaaataacagaaatatgaatctatttaatactcctgccccgagagcagcatagactaaaaataacagcgatatgaaaccactgaatattaaaaataacagaaatttgaatctattgaatacttctgccccgagagcagcagactaaaaataacagcgatatgaaaccactgaatattaaaaataacagaaatatgaatctattgaatacttctgccccgagagcagcatagactaaaaataacagtgatatgaaaccactgaatattaaaaataacaacgaaattaatttattgaataccCCTGCCCCAAGAGCagcagactaaaaataacagcaatacgaaaccactgaatattaaaaataacagaaatatgaatctatttaatactcctgccccgagagcagcatagactaaaaataacagcgacatgaaaccactgaatattaaaaataacagaaatatgaatctattgaattcTTCTGCctcgagagcagcatagactaaaaataacagcgagatgaaaccactgaatattaaaaataacagaaatatgaatctattgaattcttctgccccgagagcagcatagactaaaaagaaaagcgatatgaaaccactgaatattaaaaataacagcgatatgaaaacactgaatattaaaaataacagaaataagaatctattgaatacttctgccccgagtccagcataaaaataacagcgatatgaaatcactgaatattaaaaataacagaaatatgaatctatttaatactcctgccccgagagcagcatagactaaaaataacagcgacatgaaaccactgaatattaaaaataacagaaatatgaatctattgaattcTTCTGCctcgagagcagcatagactaaaaataacagcgagatgaaaccactgaatattaaaaataacagaaatatgaatctattgaattcttctgccccgagagcagcatagactaaaaagaaaagcgatatgaaaccactgaatattaaaaataacagcgatatgaaaacactgaatattaaaaataacagaaataagaatctattgaatacttctgccccgagtccagcataaaaataacagcgatatgaaatcactgaatattaaaaataacagaaatatgaatctatttaatactcctgccccgagagcagcatagactaaaaataacagcgatatgaaaccactgaatattaaaaataacagaaatttgaatctattgaatacttctgccccgagagcagcagactaaaaataacagcgatatgaaaccactgaatattaaaaataacagaaatatgaatctattgaatacttctgccccgagagcagcaaagactaaaaataacagcgatatgaaaccactgaatattaaaaataacagcgatatgaaaacactgaatattaaaaataacagaaatatgaatctattgaatacttctgccccgagagcagcatagactaaaaataacagcgatatgaaaccactgaatattaaaaataacagcgatatgaaaacactgaatattaaaaataacagaaatatgaatctattgaatacttctgccctgagagcagcatagactaaaaaatAACAGcgatgaaaccactgaatattaaatttaacagctatatgaatctattgaatactactgccctgagagcagcatagactaaaaatgacagcgatatgaaaccactgaatattaaaaataacagaaatatgaatctattgaatacttctgcctgagagcagcatagactaaaaataacagcgatgaaaccactgaatattaaatttaacagctatatgaatctattgaatactactgccccgagagcagcatagactaaaaatgacagcgatatgaaaccactgaatattaaaaataacaacgaaattaatttattgaatactCCTGCCCCAAGAGCagcagactaaaaataacagcaatacgaaaccactgaatattaaaaataatatcaatttgaatctattgaatactccTGCCCCAAGAGCAGCATTGACTAAAAAGAAAAGCGATATGAAAccaatgaatattaaaaataacagcgatatgaaacactgaatattaaaaataacagaaatatgaatctattgaatacttctgctcCGAGTCCAgcataaaaataacagcgatatgaaatcactgaatattaaaaataacagaaatatgaatctattgaattcTTCTGCcttgagagcagcatagactaaaaataacagcgatatgaaaccactgaatattaaaaataacagaaatatgaatctattgaattcttctgccccgagagcagcatagactaaaaagaaaagcaatatgaaaccactgaatattaaaaaataacagcgatatgaaaacactgaatattaaaaataacagaaatatgaatctattgaatacttctgccccgagtccagcataaaaataacagcgatatgaaatcaatgaatattaaaaataacagaaatatgactCTATTGAATACTCCTGCCCCGAGGGCAGCATAGACTAAATATAACAGCGATATggaaccactgaatattaaaaataacagaaatatgaatatattaaatactcctgccccgagagcagcatagactaaaaataacagcgatatgaaaccactgaatattaaaaataacagcgatatgaatctGTTGAATACTCCTGCCCCTAGAGCAGCAGACTAAAAAtgacagcgatatgaaaccactgaatattaaaaataacaacgaaattaatttattgaatactcctgccctgagagcagcatagactaaaaataacagtgatatgaaaccactgaatattaaaaataacaacgaaattaatttattgaatactCCTGCCCCAAGAGCatcagactaaaaataacagcaatacgaaaccactgaatattaaaaataacagacatATGAATCTATTTAATActcctgccccgagagcagcatagactaaaaataacagcgacatgaaaccactgaatattaaaaataacagaaatatgaatctattgaattcTTCTGCctcgagagcagcatagactaaaaataacagcgacatgaaaccactgaatattaaaaataacagaaatatgaatctattgaatacttctgccccgagagcagcatagactaaaaataacagcgatatgaaaccactgaatattaaaaataacagcgatatgaaaacactgaatattaaaaataacagaaataagaatctattgaatacttctgtcCCGAGTCCAgcataaaaataacagcgatattaaatcactgaatattaaaaataacagaaatatgaatctatttaatactcctgccccgagagcagcatagactaaaaataacagcgatatgaaaccactgaatattaaaaataacagaaatttgaatctattgaatacttctgccccgagagcagcagactaaaaataacagcgatatgaaaccactgaatattaaaaataacagaaatatgaatctattgaatacttctgccccgagagcagcatagactaaaaataacagcgatatgaaaccactgaatattaaaaataacagcgatatgaaaacactgaatattaaaaataacagaaatatgaatctattgaatacttctgccctgagagcagcatagactaaaaaatAACAGcgatgaaaccactgaatattagaaataacatagatatgaatctattgaatactcctgccccgatagcagcatagactaaaaataacagcgatatgaaatcactgaatattaaaaataacagcgatatgaaaagacagaatattaaaaataacagcggtatgaatctattgaatacttctgccctgagaacagcatagactaaaaataacagcgatatgaaaccactgaatattaaaaataacagaaatttgaatctattgaatacttctgccccgagagcagcagactaaaaataacagcaatatgaaaccactgaatattaaaaataacagaaatatgaatctattgaatacttctgccccgagagcagcagactaaaaataacagcgatatgaaaccactgaatattaaaaataacagaaatatgaatctattgaatacttctgccctgagagcagcatagactaaaaataacagcgatatgaaaccactgaatattaaaaataacagcgatatgaaaacactgaatattaaaaataacagaaatatgaatctattgaatacttctgccctgagagcagcatagactaaaaataacagcgatgaaaccactgaatattaaaaataacagctatatgaatctattgaatactacTGCCCCGAGaccagcatagactaaaaatgacagcgatatgaaaccactgaatattaaaaataacagaaatatgaatctattgaatacttctgccccgagaacagcatagactaaaaataacagcgatatgaaaccactgaatattaaaaataacagcgatatgaatctGTTGAATACTCCTGCCCCTAGAGCAGCAGACTAAAAAtgacagcgatatgaaaccactgaatattaaaaataacagcgatatgagtCTATTTAATACTCCTGCCCCAAGAGCagcagactaaaaataacagtgatatgaaaccactgaatattaaaaataacaacgaaattaatttattgaatactcctgccctgagagcagcatagactaaaaataacagcgatatgaaaccactgaatattaaaaataacagcgatatgaaaacactgaatattaaaaataacagcgatatgaatctGTTGAATACTCCTGCCCCTAGAGCAGCAGACTAAAAAtgacagcgatatgaaac
Proteins encoded in this window:
- the LOC113042352 gene encoding uncharacterized protein LOC113042352 gives rise to the protein MTSLESVIQKHAFSYHCYADDTQLYFSFPPDDPTVAARISACLSDILVESALKVSDFHQAKRYLVTSDELQRRCSLPESYSANTIVAYLRKAKGQKKKIIEELEVKPSKRTKLTSQCSKLCEDECRDLAGDIMYLATKFIPQKKVAEALLEEGNVNEAMFKTEDCRKTMKALQEALENNWETFGLATHGLGPAVIKGTFTIIDACLKEKIRALKSKVSKDE